ttttgtttaattttatattattaaaaaaaataaacaattacattaaccatataataaaaaaaaattagattttttcttatatgttatattatgaattttttaaaatgactttaaattaaacaaaaatgaagaaaccttatatgttatatatattttttaaaacgactttaaattacaaaaattagaacaccttatatgttatatttttcttatatgttagattttttcttatatgttatatttaaaatttttttaaatgactttaaactacaaaaatgtaagttttccttaagtatacgactaaaaacattaaaatgacatgtatcaattcgatggttgatttgaaagctttcaaaaccatatggaagataaaaatcaaaataattcaactgtgaaacaatactgttcacttttttcaagaatatgttcgatggaaaaaataaggtttttatgtcataatttgtttaatgtccaatccgatcaacccatgatgtattaattatagttttgttctattatttttaataaaaattgatccgatccatcggaaagaaattatttaataacaaaaaaaatattttttatatataaataaaatgatcaaatatataaaagaaactatcggtaatatatacaaataaactcaccatgCGCAaagcgcaggtcttatcctagttaatTTGTTAATCaaggatttaaaatattatcatacTTTAAGAAACTATAAGAAGATTATCTAATATACAATTACAAAATCTTCCATTTTATTGTAATTCACGATACGGCACAAAAGTATACATATCCCCAAGATCTTGGTTTCTTTTGCCTCCTCTTTTCCTATGTATACACTCATAAGCATATTAATTAGAATCACATCAGTTCTAATGTTTGAATCACTCATCTAAGAGATACGCATGGTGAGTTGTTGAGATCTCCCAAATATTCGTTTGATATCTTTAGTTATACCATTATTGgtgattaaattaatttattatcaaCTTTGGGATGCCGTCCAACAAAATCATGATCATGAAATCAGATTGTGTTCCAATAAAGATTGTCTCATGACGTTTAATTTAAGAACAATGGGGTATATATTAAGAATTTATAATACTGAAAGCCGATATTATTTCCAACCAGTATACAAAGCATTAACAACAATcgaaaaatacaattaaaattcGATCTTATATCATTTAGAATACAAATTACATTAATCGAAGAGCTTTGAtggtatttatatattaatattaatttaagaaCTTAAAACATACTACTGTCTTTAACATTTCAAAAAAgaattaatataataagaaaccaatcaaatgaaaaaaaaatattttttccaatTGGCTAATTTGATCTAGAACTATGTTTGTACACGTACGGATCTAGTGGTGAACTAAATAATTAAGAGCAAGAGCCAAGACAGCCTACCTCATAGTGTAACATCGTTTTTAGCTTTGTACCTATAAGTGTTGACCaaaattttgtgtgtgtgtgtccgtgtggaAGTTAATTTAGCCCCATAATCGTATGATACTGATTTGTAGCCAAACGTATCCTCATGTACGTCCATGTACTTCTCCATCAGCAGGTGTCATGTCCTCGAGATTCAGATATGATCAAAAAGACTATCATCCTACCTACCCAATCAAGAATTTTTGGGTGAACAGTcgtcatatatatatgattctaaAAGGTTCTATAAAACAAGCACAAATGTGAAAAACAGACATACCTAACTAGATTGCTATTCCATCtcttattttgtgttttagtttatatatacatacgtCACTATTGTTAGTTACtatctaaataaataattttataattacgatTTTCTGCTAGTGTTCCAAAATAGTTGCATGTAATCTGAGATAGCATTAATTAGTATATGTCAAAGAGCATATATATCCAATATTGCAgatttataaacataattttgaGATATACGAATAGGTTAAGATTTAAAAGGACGGTTGGGCTATTATCAGCCTTATCAAATTTAAGTGGATTCGCAGAAAAGCCCATTTATTGAAGAGATACGTTTCCCAAAAAGGTTGTATTTGTAATGGACCGAATGATATACAGCagcaacaaaatataattttgtagcCCAAATATTTCTTTTAGAATTGTTAAAAAGTAATGGCACTAGCTTCATTTAGTTCTTATAATTACTAGATTCTTTCATGcttcaaatttattaatttacaaaattttccACTATATTTACAATATTACTAATtgtttatataacattttttaaagttGAAACTTAAAGCATCAAGAAAAAACTCAAAGATCATTAACGGCGAGCATCATTAGtgacaaataaatattttaattaaaatgtaaaatataaaagattaaaTTAATCTAAATAACATTAATCCcaataacaataattttaacatttcatTTGTGAAAAACTTAAAGCATCATTTTAAAATACAGAGAGATAGTATATATCAACAATATTAGAGACATAACTCTCACATCGGGTATCGAAAGATGATGTCTTGAGATTTTACATGATTTACTTGCCATTTTCATACTCATTTGAATCACTTAGAATGCATTTAGAGTCAAATTTGGTGCATAGCATATGCATGTGTGGTATTGTAGGTTTGGTGAGGCTAAGTTGGAGATATGAAGGTTTGGACAAGAAAAATGGACTTGATGGAATTGAGTAGATGAGATGGAGTGAAGCTGATGCGGCGCGGACATGAACTGCGGTCTCAAACCGTCCGCAATATGATCCGAGAGACCCAGCCCGTGGGGACAAACCGCGGCCTAGCTTCGCGGCCTTAAGCTGTCCGCGGTGATGGACGCGCCAAGCGACGCGGACGACGGGCGCGGGTCAAGCCAAGCCGCGGAATTTGACCAGAGGCATCATGTTCTGAAGCGTGTACTGCGGCCGTGTAACGCGGCTGGGAGCCGTCCGCGGTGAAGGACGCGGGCGTGTACCGCGGACTGAGGCCATCCGCGGCCGATGCCGAAACTGACTTGACCACTTGTTTTTCGGGTCAAACCCGGGCTTGTCGGGTTGACCCGGTTCGAGTTTTAAACACTATAAGCACCTTCAAGACCTATTCTGAGGATCTATCTTGTTTTTCCAgaaaaagaacacaaaaactCTACCAAGagaaaagcttgaatctttagtatcttttcttcttattttcttgtatttgtttgattgatcaccaatcatgattaacaccaaatcatctttgattcttgggtttatcatgaagagtagtgagtagttacctttggattcatgggttaaggAAGATTAGAGTGATTAAGTGTAGATCTAGGGTGTTTTGTTGTAGATCCTTCTTATTCTTTGCTAGTAGAGTGATCTAAATGCTattttagagttggcctctctaaagttgagctctagACATTTCATACCTGAAAAGtgttgatgaaatgtctgatccaactctcctaagcttttaacactctttaccaaagagatttgttgttaaaggtgttaaaaTGGCTATTAGACTTGATTTTAATGATTGCTTAGATgatattcaaccaaagagatttgatgcttgagttatcttggTGAATGAACAtccatctagagatagagtttgtttaggagtGTATCTAAGCctaaggttgatagattgattgaaaggtaccacctttagattgaaacttgatcacccaaggtcatTTCCCTTAGCCCATGGGTTCTCCCATctcataaaacaaaagaaagtttgttcttatttgcattttagTAGTATTTTAGTCCAAAAACATCTTATCACttgattgcacttagattaagtatgAACTTGTATTCTCTTTGATTCAAAATGcttagaaatggattgacatcttaAGTACTACTTTGATTTGAAACATTGGACCCGAGAAAAGTCCATTTCAAacttggcgccgttgccaattcTAAGTTGTTTTGACATTGAGATTTGGTCcttacttgagactaagtcttACTTTTATAATATCTAGTTACTGATACTCTATCCTAGTCGTTTCATATCTCAGGtgcatgaacttgaggagcagaggcccaacaaacctagttccacCAGTTGAAGACATTAAAGCACTTGAGAGGCAGATtgcaaggagaagaagagaagaagagcaagagacTCACCTAGACAGATTGGGATTTGTGATGGAACAACGTCAGAATCAGCCTCAAGAAGGAGAGGCCATTGGCCAAGGAGCTGCAAACCTTCGGCCACAACACCCACAGCGACAAACTAGAGCCATTGGCACCTATGATCAGCCTAATATCCATGGGAACAGGATGGGCATtagagcaccagctgtggagaacaacaactttgagatcaaatctgGTTTGATCAACATGATAGAGAACAACAAGTTTCATGGTCTTGCTTTGGAAGATCCACTTGATCATTTGGACAGATTTGACAagtattgtggtttgtccaaaaccaatggtgtttctgaagatgcttTCAAGCTACGATTATTTCCATTCTCCTTGGGAGACAAAGCCCACACATGGGAGAAGAACATTTCAagtgactctatcaccacttgggatgaatgTAAGAAAGCTTTCCtcaccaagttcttctctacttcaaggacTGCCAAGCTAAGGAATGAAATATCTGGATTTCAACAAAAGAATCTTGAAATCTTTGGGGAAGCATATGAGAGGTTCAGAAGCTACTTAAACAGATGTCCGCAccatggcttcaccaaagaGAGCCTGcttagtactttctacagaggtgTCCTACCAAAGTATAGAAGCCGGCTTGATACCGCCAGCAATGGATTCTTCCTAGGACGAAATGAAACAGAGGCCGAGGAACTTGTAGAGAACATGGTTCAGAGTGATTCAGTCTACAATGATGAGCATGATAGGAGCAACAGAGGCAGTGGGGGTGATGACTCCAACACAAAGAGAGAGTTGAAGGCTTTACAAGACAAGATGGATCTACTTCTTATGGACAGAGCCAAACAAGAGAAAGTGAACTATGTTGGTGACCAGAAACAAGAAGAGGTAGCTATTCTTACTGAAGTTGATGGTCTAGAAGGTCAAGAAGAGTTGTGCTTTGTAAATGCTAATGGAACATGGTACAAAAAGGAAcctaactttcagtacaacaactatcaACAAAAGCCCTTCTACAATAACAACCAACAAGGTGGTTACCAAGCTAGACAAAACTACTCTCAAGGTTTCGCCCCTAAAGGAAATCAGTCTACACAAGGACAAGCCGGATCCTCTACATCTGCCCCACAAGAAAGTAGCACTGAACAAATGTTGAAACAAATATTGGAATCTcaaactagaagtgagaagcacatTGGGTATGAGCTAAAAAACCTTCATAACAAAGTTGATGGAGGCTACAATGatctcaacaacaaattctcaaaTCTTGCTTCCAACTTCAAagctttggagaaccagtttgcctCTATGAGTAGTAACTCCAAACGTCCTATGGGATCACTTCCCGGAACTTCCGAGCAGAACCCCAAGGAGACAATGAAATCCATAACCCTAAGGAGTGGTAAACAATTGCCTCCTAGAACTCTCATTAGGGATAATGAGAACCAAGACGGGGAGGTGGTCATCAATGTGGATGATGATGTGGttattgttgatgagaaaaccAATGAAGAGATCTTAGAGAAGATAGTTGAAGCTAAAGGGAAAGGAAAGAttggagaagaaaagaaagttgAGAACAAAAATGAAATCACAACTTCATCAAAAGAAGCTCTGTTCATTCCTCCGCCATATGAAGCAAAACTTTCCTttcctggtagattcaagaggcaacTTTTGGAGCAATACAAGGCCTTGTTTgaaaagcaaatgagtgaagttcagatTACCATGCCCATTATTGACGCCTTCATGCTAGTgcctcaatacagcaagttcctcAAGGATGCTgtcaccaagaagaagaaagagatggaagggATGGTAGTTCTCACCCATGAATGCAGTGACATTATACAACGGTTAACCATCCCCAAGAAGCTTGAAGATCCAGGCAgtttcacactaccttgtgccaTTGGGCAATTGACTTTTCAGAAGTGTCTATgtgatttgggagcaagtgtGAGCCTTATGCCTCTCTCCATTGCTAAAAGGCTTGGGTTTACAcaatacaagaagtgtagactctctcttgTGCTAGCCGACCGCTCAGTGAAGATTCCCATTGGTATCCTAGAAGATCTCCCTGTTATGGTTGGGAATTGTGAGATTCCTACATACTTTGTTGTCTTGGAAATGGATGAAGAACCAACAGATCCTTTGATATTGGGGAGACCTTTCTTGGCTACCGCAGGAGCTGTTGTGAACGTTAAGGAAGGGAAgattgatcttcatcttggaAAAGGGGACATCATGCATTTTGATATCAAGGAGGTGATGAAAAAGCCCACTACCCAAAACCAAGcattctacattgaagagatggaagcTCTAGCTGAAGAGTATTTGGAGGAATTAGCTATTGAAGACCCTCTTCAACATGCCCTAACAGTTGATAGAGAAACTCAATTGATCGAAGATGAGGAGAGTGCAAGGTATGTGAAGATGCTAGACTGCCACAGGGAGAAAAGTGGAGAAGACAACTTCATAGAGCTTCCACAAGAAATTCATCATGCTGCCTCAGTTGATCAACAAGAGGACCTCCAAGAAGATGATTGGACTGAGCTGAAGGCCCCAAAAGTGGAGATTAAACCTCTCCCCCTTGGTCTAAGGTATGCATTTCTTGGACCTAATGAAacatatcctgtcattgtgagtagtgaactgaGTGAAGACGAATTGTCTAAACTtttgaatgaacttaaaaagtatagaaaggCAATAGGCTACTCGCTAGATGACATTAAAGGAATATCACCttctttgtgcatgcataggatacatctagaggatgaatctatgacttctattgaacatcaaagaaggttgaaccccaacttgaaagatgttgttaaaaaagagaTTTTAAAACTCCTAGACGCAGGTGTAATCTATCCTATTTCAGATAGTAAATGGGTGTCTCGTATTCATGTTGTCCCAAAAAAGGGTGGAATAACTGTGGTTAAAAATGATGTGAATGAACTAATTCCAACAAGGACAATAACgggacataggatgtgcatagATTACAGAAAACTCAACTCagcatctagaaaggatcattttccaTTGCCATTCATCGATCAAATGctagagagacttgcaaatcatccatattattgttttcttgatgggtatTCGGGATtcttccaaatccccatacatccaaatgatcaagagaaaacgact
The window above is part of the Brassica napus cultivar Da-Ae chromosome C8, Da-Ae, whole genome shotgun sequence genome. Proteins encoded here:
- the LOC125591910 gene encoding uncharacterized protein LOC125591910 gives rise to the protein MNLRSRGPTNLVPPVEDIKALERQIARRRREEEQETHLDRLGFVMEQRQNQPQEGEAIGQGAANLRPQHPQRQTRAIGTYDQPNIHGNRMGIRAPAVENNNFEIKSGLINMIENNKFHGLALEDPLDHLDRFDKYCGLSKTNGVSEDAFKLRLFPFSLGDKAHTWEKNISSDSITTWDECKKAFLTKFFSTSRTAKLRNEISGFQQKNLEIFGEAYERFRSYLNRCPHHGFTKESLLSTFYRGVLPKYRSRLDTASNGFFLGRNETEAEELVENMVQSDSVYNDEHDRSNRGSGGDDSNTKRELKALQDKMDLLLMDRAKQEKVNYVGDQKQEEVAILTEVDGLEGQEELCFVNANGTWYKKEPNFQYNNYQQKPFYNNNQQGGYQARQNYSQGFAPKGNQSTQGQAGSSTSAPQESSTEQMLKQILESQTRSEKHIGYELKNLHNKVDGGYNDLNNKFSNLASNFKALENQFASMSSNSKRPMGSLPGTSEQNPKETMKSITLRSGKQLPPRTLIRDNENQDGEVVINVDDDVVIVDEKTNEEILEKIVEAKGKGKIGEEKKVENKNEITTSSKEALFIPPPYEAKLSFPGRFKRQLLEQYKALFEKQMSEVQITMPIIDAFMLVPQYSKFLKDAVTKKKKEMEGMVVLTHECSDIIQRLTIPKKLEDPGSFTLPCAIGQLTFQKCLCDLGASVSLMPLSIAKRLGFTQYKKCRLSLVLADRSVKIPIGILEDLPVMVGNCEIPTYFVVLEMDEEPTDPLILGRPFLATAGAVVNVKEGKIDLHLGKGDIMHFDIKEVMKKPTTQNQAFYIEEMEALAEEYLEELAIEDPLQHALTVDRETQLIEDEESARYVKMLDCHREKSGEDNFIELPQEIHHAASVDQQEDLQEDDWTELKAPKVEIKPLPLGLRYAFLGPNETYPVIVSSELSEDELSKLLNELKKYRKAIGYSLDDIKGISPSLCMHRIHLEDESMTSIEHQRRLNPNLKDVVKKEILKLLDAGVIYPISDSKWVSRIHVVPKKGGITVVKNDVNELIPTRTITGHRMCIDYRKLNSASRKDHFPLPFIDQMLERLANHPYYCFLDGYSGFFQIPIHPNDQEKTTFTCPYGTFAYRRMPFGLCNAPATFQRCMMSIFSDLIEDVVEVFMDDFSVYGSSFSACLSNLCRVLKRCEDTNLVLNWEKCHFMVKEGIVLGHKISERGIEVDKAKIEVMVALAPPKTVKDIRSFLGHAGFYRRFIQDFSMIARPMTKLLCKEAAFNFDRECLEAFKKLKGKLISAPVVRPPDWDLPFEIMCNASDYAVGAVLGQKKDKKTHVIYYASRTLDEAQMKYATTENELLAIVYAFEKFRSYLVGSKVIVYTDHAALRHLLAKKDAKPRLLRWILLLQEFDLEIKDRPGVENGVADDLSRLKIECGIPIDEGLPEEQIMAIRVVVAACESGKKLEEVKATEEKDPWYADLVNYLACGREPLGLEGYAKKKFYKDVKRYYWDEPYLYILCRDQLYRRVVAGEEIDGILTHCHGSSYGGHFATFKTVAKVLQAGFWWPHMFKDTQDFVSKTAYKTLLGTTPFNLVYGKACHLPVELEYKDLEKTKAFHDKKILKREFNAGDQVLLYNSRLKLFPGKLKSRWSGPFKIKEVKPYGAIVLSDMNGGDFTVNGQRVKLYMGDTTEEERILVPLSDPIPA